From the genome of Streptacidiphilus sp. PB12-B1b:
TCAACCCGCTGGACGCGCCGCCGCGCCCCTCGTCGGTGGCCGAGGAGGACTGGGCGGGCGAGGTCCGCAAGCGCCGCCTGCTGCTCTTGGCGTCGCTGGCGCGCACCGTGCTGGGCCGCGACCTGCTGCCCGTCGAGCACACTGCCCTCGACGTCGCCCTGGACCATGCCGTCACCACAACCGCAGCCGCCAGCTCGGTGCCGCTGCTGGGCGACGTCGCCCAGGCCCTCGGTGATCACGCCGGGCTGGACCGGGCGCTGGGCGACCACGGCGGACGCATCGGCGAGGCCGCCCAGGACCTCGCCCACGCACTGCGCCGGCTGGTCCACGGCGACTTGTCCGGCATGTTCGACGCTCCCTCGACCGTGACGTTCGATCCGACCTTGCCGATGTTGTCGATCGACCTGTCGCGGCTGGGCACCACGGGCGATGACACGGCGCTGGTGCTGGCGATGACCTGCGCCAGCGCGTGGATGGAGTCCGCGCTCGCCGACCCCGACGGCGGGCGGCGCTGGGTGATCTACGACGAGGCGTGGCGGCTGATGCGGCACGTCGGCTTGCTCATGCGCATGCAGCAGCAGTGGAAGCTGGCTCGCGGCCTGGGCATCGCCAACCTCATGGTCATCCACCGCCTGTCCGACCTGCTCAGCGCGGGCGACGCCGGCTCGCGCGGCCGGGTCCTGGCCGAGGGACTGCTGGCGGACTGCTCGACCCGGATCATCTACCGCCAGGAACCCGACCAGCTCACCGCCGCCGCCTCCCTCCTGGGCCTGACCGGCGTCGAGACCCAGGCAGTCGCCGCACTGCCCAAGGGCCGCGGCCTGTGGAAGGTCGCCGGACGCAGCTTCGTCGTCCAGCACCTGCTCCATCCCACCGAGCGCGCCCTGTTCGACACCGACGCCCGCATGAACGCGAACCCGCGCGGGTTCACGAATACTGACGAAACTTCACCCCGAGTGAAGCCGGGCGGTGGGACGCGATGAGCTTCGACACCTCCCTGGCCGAAACGGCCGCCCCGGAGCCGGACGTCGCCTTCGCGCAGCACCCGATACTGGGCGTCATCGCCGCCACCGGCCCCGCCGCCCCGCCCAGAACCGGGCAGGTCCTGGCCGCCGCGGCTGGCACCACCACCGCCCGCTCGACGTCTACCTGCACCAACTGCCCGGCAACCCGGACAGGATCCTGGGCAACCTCAGCGCCGCCATGCGCGAGCTGCGCGAAACCGGCGCCGTCGTTGCCGCCGAGACCGGCCTGCTCGACGATGCCCAGCGCACCCTCGGCACCACGCCGGCTCCCGCGCCGACGCAGAACCTCGGCCGCAGTGCGCCGATGCGCGCAGCAGCACTTGCCCGCAGCCCCGCCTACCGGCACGCCCTCCGCACCCGCGCCGGCCACCACGCCGCTGGCCGCCTCGGAGCGCGCCGTGCCGCGGGCGACCCGCTGAACCCCCGAATGCTGTAAGGAGATCCGCCTTGCCCGACACACCAGCAGAACCGTTCCTGCCCATACGGCACGCCGTTACCGGCGAGATCACCACCACGAGCTACAACGCCGCCGCCCGGCGGATCCTGCTCCAGGACGGCTTCGAAGAGACGCCCGGCTGCGCCTGCCGGGCAACGGAACCCGGTACGCAGCGGACGCACGAGCCTGCCCACCACTCGGCGAGCTGCTCGTCGCCAACCCCGCCCGCACCCGTAGCTGTTGAAGGGGCCTCGTCGTGACCACGCCCGCACCGCCCACCAGTCCTGCGCGCACCAAGGGCGGCGAACTACGGGCCAAGGTCGCCCGGCTGCTGGCCGACCGGCCGGCAGACGCGCTCACCATCGGGGGCATGGCCCGGCAGCTGGGCCACTCCCACGGTGCCGTCCGCAACGCCGCCCACACTCTGGTGCGACGCGGCGAGGCCGACCAGAGCGGAACCGGCCAACCGGAGTTCCGTGCGAACTCGAAGACCGCCGCCGCCGCGCAGAGCGCTGTGATCAGCCCGCCGGGCACCCACGCTCCCCGCGTCCAGGCGGCCACGGCCCGCACGACCATGCCCGCAGCAGCCACGCCGAAGCAGACCGGCCCGATCCGCCGCGCGGGGGGCCAGCTCTACCACCCCCGGGAGCTGGCCGACCTGCCCGATGTCGAGGCGTTGAACCGCCTGCGCGACGCCGACGTGCCGGTGCTGCTCTACGGCCCTCCGGGCACCGGCAAGACGTCGCTGGTGGAGGCGGCGTTCCCGGACCTGCTCACCGTCGCCGGGGACGGCGACACCACGGTCGGCGACCTGATCGGCGAGTACACCCAGGCCGACAGCGGAGGCTACGTCTTCCAGTACGGTCCGCTGGTCACCGCGATGACCGAGGGCCGCGCCCTGCTGATCGACGATGCCACCTTGATCTCACCGAAGGTGTTGGCGTCGCTGTATCCCGCGATGGACGGGCGCAGGCAGATCCAGGTCAAGGCCCACCGGGGCGAGACCATCAAGGCCGAGCCGGGCTTCTACGTCGTGGCGGGCCACAATCCCGGCGTCCACGGCGCGGTGCTGACGGAGGCGCTGTCGAGCCGCTTCAGCGTACAGATCCAGGTCGGTACGGACTACGACCTGGCCTTGGCGCTGCGGATCGACGCCCGGGTGGTCCGGGTCGCCCGCAACCTCGCCCGCCAGGTCGAACTCGGCGAGCTGGGCTGGGCTCCCCAGCTGCGGGAGCTGCTCAGCTACCAGAAGACCGAGGCCGTCCTGGGCACCAACGCCGCGCTCGGGAACCTGGTCGGCATCGCCCCGGTGGAGGACCGCGACGCCGTCGCCGAAGCCGTCATCAAGGCCGTCGGCGTCAAGAAGATCGAGCCCCTGACCCTGGGCAAGCAGCTTCCCTCCCCGGCCGTCCGGCAGACCCCGGGCAGCACCGCCTCCGCACACCCGGGCCGCACGCGATGAGCGCCCACCACCACGTCCAGTCACCCGCCACCACACCAGACGACGACGCCGACCTCGCGCGCTGGGACGACGATGGCGCACCGCCCGCGCAACCGCGCACCTCCCCGGACGCGTGGCTGCGCGTCGGAGCCGAACTCGGCGACCGCCTCGTCGCCCTCTCCGGCCGCCAGGACCTCCTCGTCACCTGCCGCCCCGGCACCCGCAGCGGCGCACCGGCCGCGTTCTTCCCCACGCTGGGCGAGGTCGAGTTCGACGCCGGCCTGTTCGACCCGCTCCAGCCCCACGAGGTCCACCCGCGGATCGTGGGCGACGAGGAGCGGTATCCCGCCGCCTGGGGAGTGCTCGTCCACGAGGCCGCGCACGCCGCCCACTCCGTCTGGACGGAGCCCGCCGGAGCGGACCCCCGCGTCGTCGAGGCCGCGCTCCTGCTGGAGGAGAGCCGTGTCGAAGGCGCGCACCTGACCACGCGGCCTACGGACCGCACCTATCTGCGTACCAGTGCCCGGACCCTGGTCATGCCCGACCTCGCCCACCCCACCTTCCAGGGCATCGAGCACGCCGCCGCCGTGGCGGCCCTGATCCTCGGCCGCCGTGACGTCGGCATCCTGGACGCCGGCGAGACCCGGGCCGGCGCCGACCTGTGCGAACAGGTGCTGGGCGCCGACCTGTTGGCCGCCCTCACCCGCATCTGGAGCGCAGCCCACCAGTGCGCCGACCACGACGCCACGGCCATGCTCGCGCACGCTCAGGAATGGTGCGACGCTCTGGACACCGCGGCCCCCGCCCTGCCCGTGCCGGCAAACCTCTCCGATCTGCTGTCCGACGCCGTGGGGGTCGTCATGGACAGCACGGCCGCCACCGACGCCGCCGAACTCGCGGCACAGGCGGCAGCGACCACCGCCACGGCCGCCCGGTCCGAGGCACAGGCCCAGGACCGCACCCAGCGGGCCGACCAGCGACGCAAAGCCGCCGCCACCGCCAAGTCGGTCTTCAACACCCACGGCAAGACCGTCGACCCCGACGGCACACCGGCGCCCTTGGGCAACCCGGTCACCGGCACCCGCAGGCCCACCGCCGCCGAGCAGAGCGCCGCAGCCCGCCTGAGCCGCGCCCTGCGCGCCGCCGCCTACCGCGAGCGGAGCGAGGAGCGGAGCACCAGCCCCACCCCGCCCGGCCGCCTCAACATGCGCGCGGCCCTGGCCCGCGACGCCCAGCGCGCGGCCGGGTCGGTCCCCACCGCGGAACCCTTCACCCACACCCGCCGCCGCAGCTCGCCCACCCCACCGCTCCGCGTGGGAATCGCCGTCGACGTCTCCGGCTCCATGCGTGCCGCCTGCGCGCCCGTCGCGTCCGCCGCCTGGATCGTGGCACGCGCAGCAGCCCTGACCGACCCCGACTCCCTGACCGCCACCATCGCCTACGACAGGAGTCTTACCGCGCTGACCCGCCCCACCCACCGGGCACCGGAGCGCGTGACGACGTTCGACGCCCGCGGTGGCAGCCACAACCTCGGCGACGCCCTCGACGCCCTCGACCACGGCCTCGAACTCAGCCGCCCCGGCACCGGCCGCCTCATCGTGATCGTCACCGACGCCATCTACACCCCCGACCAAACCGCTCAAGCCGTCACCCGCATCAAGCGCCTCACGACCGCCGGCTGCGCCGTACTCCAACTGACCCTCACCGCGAACTCCCGCCACTTGCCGGGGACCACCTTGCTGCATCTGCCCCAGCCCTCCAGCGCTCCCGCCGCCATCGCCAAGGCGGCCACAGACGCCATCCGCAGGACCCGCTGAGACGGCGCAGGGGGCGGATGCGTCCCCGAGACCACCGCCAAGCACTCCAGGCCATCACCCCCAACCTCCAACGAAAGCAGTCGATATGAAGCCCCAGACCAGCAGTCCGATCTCGAACGTCAAGCCCATCAAGCGCAATTCCCCGGGGGTGAAGAAGATCTGGACTATTGACCACGCCTGCGGCCACAGTGCGGAGCGGGACCTGTCCAACCGCGCCGCCGACCGCCGCGCCGGGGTTCGCCTCGTGGCTGGCCAGGGCGGGCCGTGCGGATGCGGCGAAGGCGGTCTCGCCCGCCGCCGCAGCCACCGGCACCGCACCGACGCCGGCCGCACCCGCTGCCGCACGGAGGGGCGACGGCGCTACCGGGCACCGTGCGCGCTGATTCCCGAGCGCGCCGCCTTCGCCCGGTGCCACGCCTTCTAGCAGGGATTTCCGGCCTTACCAAACCGGCCTTCGCGGAGAGTCTGGTCTTCCACTCACCCGTTCCGGCCCTTGGGAGTTCTTCCATGTCGACCTACCAGTCCACCTCCGCCGCGCTGTCCGCCGCTGCCCTGTTCATGCTCGACTCCCTCCAGGCCCAGGCCGAGACGGTCGCGCTGGGCGGCGCGCTCGACCAGCCGCAGTTCGAGGCCGAGCGCCTCCTCCTCGCCGACCTCAACGCCGTGCTGCAGCGCGGCAGGGACGCCGTGCACGCGCTGGAAGGAGCCCCCGGCGAGGTTGCCGACGCTGTGCTGCTGGAACTGATGACCGCTCTGAGCAGCGAACTCGCCAGCTGGAACGACGATCTGGGGCGCTCGCCCCTTCTCGATGCCGCCCTTCCGGGCGATGGCTCCCCGCTGGCGACCGACCTTCCGCAGGCCGGCGTCAACGCCGCCCCCGGGGCGCGGTAGCCATGGGCGACTGCGGGCGGTACTGGTGCCCGGGGATCTGCCCGGAGTGCGACGACCTCGAAGACGTCGAGTCGCTGGAGCTGCAGCGCCAGTGGGAGGAGGAGGCGTTCCAGGAGGAGGCCGCCGCGCTGCGGCAGGCCATCGCCACCGGCGACCTCACCGTCCACCAGCGCCTGCGCGACGGTGAGGGCACGCTCTGGCTGACCGGCACCCGCAACCGACTGCAGGACTGCGTGTTGCTGGTCAACTACGGCCGCGGCCTGGAACTCGTCGACGTGACCGAGGACCGGGAGGACGCCGCCAGGTCTCTCGCCCTACACGCCGCCCCACTGCCGCCGGCACCCCGGTCGCAGGCGTTCGACCGCGTGGGCACCGCACCACCACCCAGCCGGGTCCGCGCCGCAGCAGCCCTGGCCAGGTCCCCCCATGCCACCCGTGTCGGCACCGCCGGCACCCCAGCCGCACCCGCGACCACCCGGCCAGTCCCGCCGGCTGCCGCGCCCCGACCCGCTGAACGACACCGTTGAGGAGCCATCGAGATGACCCTGCTGACCAGAGCACCGCGAGCACCGCCGCCCAGCCCCCGCTCGCCCCTCCGCCTCTGGACGCTCCATGCCTTCTCCGCGCACCAGCACGCCGTCGACAGCCACCGGCACCGACGCCCTGCTCTACCTTCTGTTCGGCGCCGTCGGCGCCGCCCTCGTCTACGGCTCCCTGGCCTGGCTCAGCGGGGACACCGCCAACTGGCTGTTCGGCCACGGCCGCTGGGCACCGTTCAACCCCACCGGCGCCATCACTCACCCCGCCCAGCTGTGGCCCGGCCTCGGCCCCACCGCGCTGCTGGTCGCCGCCCGGGTCGTACCCGCCGTGATCACCGCCGCCCTGGCAGCGGCGGGGGTGGCGGGGTGGCTGCGGCTGCGCGGCCCGCGCACCGGCCTGGCCCGCAGGGCTGAACTCGCGCCACTGCTCGACAAGGAGGCCACCGCCAAGGCCCGCTCGCTGCGCCCGACGCTGAACGGCCGGGAGTGTAAAAGAGGTCGCGCCCGCTGACCGCGGCATCCTGCTGGGCACACTGGCCCCGGGCCGCACCCCGGTGCGGGCCTCGTGGGAGGACGTGATGGTCGCCATCATGGCCCCGCGCTCCGGCAAGACCAGCGCGCTGGCCATCCCCGCGATCCTCTCCGCCCCCGGCCCGGTGCTGCTGACCTCCAACAAGGCGGCCAACGACGCGTTCACCGCGACCGTGGACGCCCGCGCGAAGGTCGGCACGGTGTGGGTGCTGGACCCGCAGCAGATCGCCCACCACCCCCGGGAGATGTGGTGGGACATCCTCGCCGATGCCCGCGACCTGCCCGGTGCCCGAAGGCTTGCCGACCACTTCGTCGCCGCCTCGGTGGACGAGTCCAACGGCAGCGACTTCTGGTCCACCGCGGCCAGCAACACGCTGGCCGCGCTGTTCCTGGCCGCCGCCAGCCACCGCCGGCCCGTCACCGACGTCCTTGCCTGGCTCGCTTCTCCCGCCGACCGCACCCCGGTCGACCTGCTCGGTGACGCCGGCCACCACGCGGTCGCCGCCCAGCTCCAGGGCACCGTCTCCGGTGCGACCGAGACCAGGGACGGCATTTTCGAGACGGCCAGGCAGTACGCCAGCTGCCTGCTGGACCCCAAGGTCGCCCAGTGGGTGACCCCCGACCCCGGGCTGCCGCAGTTCCAGCCGTTCGCGTTCGCCTCCTCCCGCGACACGCTGTACCTGTTGAGCAAGGACGGCGGCGGCTCTGCGTCGGCGATCATCGCGGCGGCGGCCGACGCGGTGATGCGGTCGGCCGTCATCGTCGCCGAGCGCTCCGGCGGACGCCTGGACCCGCCCGCCCTGTGCGTGCTCGACGAGGCCGCCAACGTGTGCCGCATCTCCGACCTGCCGGATCTGTACTCCCACCTGGGGTCGCGCGGAGTGCTGCCGCTGACGATCCTCCAGTCCTACCGCCAGGGGCAGCGGGTGTGGGGCGAGGTCGGCATGGACTCCCTGTGGTCCGCCGCCACCATCAAGATCATCGGTAGCGGTATCGACGACAGCGAGTTCGCCGGCCGCCTGTCCTCCCTGATCGGCGAGCACGAGGTGCAGACCGTCTCCGTCTCCAAGTCCGACGGCGGCACCTCCACCTCCGTCTCCATGCGCACCGAGGCGATCCTTCCCCCCGACGCCATCCGCGCACTGCCCAAGGGCCAGGCGCTGCTGTTCGCCACCGGGCTGCGGGCGGCGATGCTCACCCTGCGCCCCTGGTACAAGGAGCCCGGCGCGAAGGCGATTGGCCGCGACAGCGCCCTTGCGACGGCCGCCATCACCGAACGCGCCCGCGCCAAGGCCACCGCCGAGGTCGCCGAACCGGTGCACATGGCCAAGCACGAGCGCTACGGGCGGGCGGTATGAGCCCGGCCAGCGGCTTCACCGGCCGCCTTCGCCCGTCCTCATCGTCCCGCGCGAGAGCACATCCCTGGTCCGCCCCGATCCGCCCACCTCACCAGGGACTTGTGCTCATGCCTTCCACCGTTTCCCCCAACCTGCAGCATCCTGCCCTGCGAGTGCTCTCGCTCGGCGCCGGGGTGCAGTCCACCACGCTGCTCCTGCTGGCCGCCTCCGGCCGGCTGCCCCGCCTGGACGCCGCGATCTTCGCGGACACCGGCTGGGAGCCCGCCGCCGTCTACCGCCACCTCGACCGCCTGGAACGCGAGGTCGCAGCCCCCGCAGGGATCCCGGTCCTGCGGGTGTCCTCCGGCAGCATCCGCGAGGACGCCCTGGACCCCGGCAAGCGGTTCGCCAGCATGCCGCTGTTCGTCCGCAACCGCGACGGCGGCCAGGGCATGATCCGCCGCCAGTGCACCGGCGAGTACAAGATCAAGCCCATCAAGCGCGCCGTCCGCGGCCTGCTCAACTGCCCCTGGCCGCAGCGGTTGCCGCGCGGCCTGCACGTCGAGCAGTGGATCGGGATCTCCACCGACGAGTTCCACCGCGCCAAGGACGCCGACGTCGGCTTCATGAAGAACCGTTTCCCCCTGCTGGACCTCGGCCTCTCCCGGGAGGACTGCCAGCAGGTGCTGCGCGCCCACGGCTTCGCCGACACGCCCAAGAGCGCGTGCATCGGCTGCCCGTTCCACGGCAACGCCCAGTGGCGGACCCTGCGCGACTCCTCCCCGGCGGAGTGGGCCGACGCCGTCGCGTTCGACGACGCGATCCGCAGCGGCAATGCCCGCGGGAACGCCGGCGGCAACCAGCTCCTC
Proteins encoded in this window:
- a CDS encoding AAA family ATPase, which gives rise to MTTPAPPTSPARTKGGELRAKVARLLADRPADALTIGGMARQLGHSHGAVRNAAHTLVRRGEADQSGTGQPEFRANSKTAAAAQSAVISPPGTHAPRVQAATARTTMPAAATPKQTGPIRRAGGQLYHPRELADLPDVEALNRLRDADVPVLLYGPPGTGKTSLVEAAFPDLLTVAGDGDTTVGDLIGEYTQADSGGYVFQYGPLVTAMTEGRALLIDDATLISPKVLASLYPAMDGRRQIQVKAHRGETIKAEPGFYVVAGHNPGVHGAVLTEALSSRFSVQIQVGTDYDLALALRIDARVVRVARNLARQVELGELGWAPQLRELLSYQKTEAVLGTNAALGNLVGIAPVEDRDAVAEAVIKAVGVKKIEPLTLGKQLPSPAVRQTPGSTASAHPGRTR
- a CDS encoding ATP-binding protein gives rise to the protein MHHDRASASPLFTPRKTSRAQQRAARADYAAARRKARLIPTSTRPAAERQVEDVELRAQYPAAGRPGPASARGGRLRLPPHRMTTAVAAGAYPFLAEGGLGSDGIFIGRDVHAEAAFTFDPFALYSSGRVEGFTNPNAVLAGIIGMGKSALAKSIATRAIAHGYRVYVPSDPKGEWTELALALGGSSIALGPGLPGRINPLDAPPRPSSVAEEDWAGEVRKRRLLLLASLARTVLGRDLLPVEHTALDVALDHAVTTTAAASSVPLLGDVAQALGDHAGLDRALGDHGGRIGEAAQDLAHALRRLVHGDLSGMFDAPSTVTFDPTLPMLSIDLSRLGTTGDDTALVLAMTCASAWMESALADPDGGRRWVIYDEAWRLMRHVGLLMRMQQQWKLARGLGIANLMVIHRLSDLLSAGDAGSRGRVLAEGLLADCSTRIIYRQEPDQLTAAASLLGLTGVETQAVAALPKGRGLWKVAGRSFVVQHLLHPTERALFDTDARMNANPRGFTNTDETSPRVKPGGGTR